The DNA window GTCACTCACGACATTTATGGGGCTAGAACCGGACATTACCGCCAAAACTGTCTATGAGGCAGTGGTGGGTGAAGAACCGTTACCAATTCACTCTGAACCTATTCACAGCATGAGTTTAGTGCCAGCTAACATCAACTTAAGCGCTGCTGAACTTGAACTGGTTGCTGCCTTGATGCGAGAAATGCGCCTAAAAAATGCACTTGCCCCCATATTAGACAACTATGATTTTATTTTGATAGATTGTCCTCCATCTTTAGGTATTCTCAGCGTTATTAGCTTAGTAGCAGCCACCCATGTCTTAGTACCTATTCAGTGCCAGTTTAAATCCTTTCAAGGAACTGATTTACTATTAAGAACTGTAGCCACACTCCGTAAAGGTGCTAATAAAACACTCACCATTGCTGGCTTCATCCCCACAATGTATGATGCACGTACTGCTCAAGAAAGCAGAACCATGAAAGCTATCACAGAACAACTTTCACCCCTGGCCACAGTTTACGAACCCATTCCTAAATCTATCGCCTTTGCTGATGCAAGTGAGGCACGCATACCCTTAGCAGTATATAATCCCAAACACCCTGCCGTCGCTGTACTAAAAAAAATCACCCTCAATTTAGAAAAACTACAGTGAGCAAAAAAGACCAACCCTATACCAGCCACTTAAAAGGTGTAGCTGCCCTACTAGGCGAAAGCTTTGACCAAACCCAAAGTACTGCTAATTCATCAAATACTGTTGCTATCAGTTTAATCAAGCTGCCTGCCTCACAGCCTCGCCGCTACTTCGACACTCAAAAGCTTGAGGAACTATCACGCTCAATTCAAAAATTGGGCATCCTTGAACCTTTGCTTATCCGTCCTTTGCCTAGTGGTGATTATGAACTAGTAGCTGGTGAACGTCGCCTTAGAGCATCTCAAATGGCAGGGCTAACTGAAGTGCCTGTAGTCGTCCGTGATATAGATGACATCACCACCTATCAGGTGCGACTTGTCGAAAACCTCCAACGCGAAGACCTCAACCCCCTAGAAGAAACCGAAGGCATCCTTGAATTATTAGCAATCCAGATGCAGATAACCCAAGAGGAGGTTAGCAGTCATCTCAACCGCATGAGAAACGTTTGCGATCGCTATAAACAAGAAAATTCCGAACTGAGACATAACGTTATGTCTCAACCCCAAAGCCAGATAGTAGAAGAGTTATTTAGTGCGCTGGGGCGTATGAGTTGGCAGTCATTTGTCAAAAATCGCCTGCCTTTGCTCAATCTTCCTGCTGATGTGTTGGAAGTGTTGCGTTCTGGGAGACTTGAATACACTAAAGCACGGGCGATCGCACGAGTCCAAGATGAGTCAACACGAAAACAACTTCTAGAAGATGCGATCGCCTATAATTTCTCATTGAACGAAATCAAGCGCAAGATTAAAGAAATTGAGCTTGCTGCTCAATCAAATTCGTCATCTCAACCAGAATCAGCATCCATAAAAGACCGCGTTGATGATACCTTTCAACGCTTCAAGAAAGCTAAAGTATGGGATGATCCGAAGAAAAAAGCTAAGGTAGAAAAGCTTTTGGCACAGTTGGAAGCATTGATAAAAACTGAATAGAAAATTGCGATGCTACTTTGGAGCCGCCTGATAGCGATCGCCTACGGTGGGCGGGTACGCCATCGCACTTAAATATGTTCTTGTTGGGGGCGTAAGCTGTTAATCGTAGCGGTCAAAACTAGGACAATTGCCAAAACCAACACGGTATTTCTGAGCATTGAGTTATCAGAGTGCTTGAGTGCGATCGCCACCAATGCCCAGAGTATTACTCCTGTATAAGCGATGTCTCGACGCTGAATAACAATAACTGCTGCAACTGCTGTTGCTATCAATAACATGATGAGAGTCCATATTACAGGAGAAATCCCCCAACCGTTCCACCCCTGAAAATACAAGGCACACGCTACGTTGACAATGGTTGCCACGCTAATCCAGCCTAGATAAATGCTGATCGGAAAGTGAATACACCATTTCTTGAGCCGAGGTACACGCGATTTGCCAATTTCTAACTGCACATAAACACCAATCAGGGGCAACAGAATCAAGAGCATTGCAATTACAGAAAGAGCAAAAAGCCTAGACAAAAACAGATACACCCAGATACTTTGAGCAACACAGGCAATCACCAACAGATAACCTGTCTTACGTAAATCAGGCTCATGTCGTTGAGAAGGCAACGCTTGGTACACTCCAAAAGCAAACAATCCAAGGTAAATCAGTCCCCAGATAGCAAAGGCGTAATTGGCAGGGATAATCAGGACATTTTTAAACAAAGTATTGGAAATTTCCCCTATGCTCAGTCCATTAAGCGGAAAAACGTTCGATACTACGTTGATAACGAAAGCACCAAAGATTGCAGCCAAAGTAACAAGCTGCCGCCAAAAATCCCGGTAATTGCCTCTTGTGGACTGCTGCATAGGATGTTAACTCATATCTTTTGTGCTTTTAGCTTACATCTGAAAAAGAGCGATGCATATAAGCCACAGTCATATCAAGCAAGTCAATGAGAAAAAAGAGCGATCGCTCTCCACAGACCTCAAATTCTTTTCAAGGCGCTGCATGGGATGACCCCAGTCACAGCCTGAGATTTCCTCTCTACGAGACGCTACTCGCGTTCGCTTGAAAGTGGCAAGGGGCAAGGCAAGTGATGCCTACGGCGGGTTGTGACGCTCG is part of the Nostoc sp. UHCC 0926 genome and encodes:
- a CDS encoding ParA family protein, with the translated sequence MSKTRIIALFNQSGGVGKTSLTMNLGYHLAQKKKNRVLLIDLDPQASLTTFMGLEPDITAKTVYEAVVGEEPLPIHSEPIHSMSLVPANINLSAAELELVAALMREMRLKNALAPILDNYDFILIDCPPSLGILSVISLVAATHVLVPIQCQFKSFQGTDLLLRTVATLRKGANKTLTIAGFIPTMYDARTAQESRTMKAITEQLSPLATVYEPIPKSIAFADASEARIPLAVYNPKHPAVAVLKKITLNLEKLQ
- a CDS encoding ParB/RepB/Spo0J family partition protein — encoded protein: MSKKDQPYTSHLKGVAALLGESFDQTQSTANSSNTVAISLIKLPASQPRRYFDTQKLEELSRSIQKLGILEPLLIRPLPSGDYELVAGERRLRASQMAGLTEVPVVVRDIDDITTYQVRLVENLQREDLNPLEETEGILELLAIQMQITQEEVSSHLNRMRNVCDRYKQENSELRHNVMSQPQSQIVEELFSALGRMSWQSFVKNRLPLLNLPADVLEVLRSGRLEYTKARAIARVQDESTRKQLLEDAIAYNFSLNEIKRKIKEIELAAQSNSSSQPESASIKDRVDDTFQRFKKAKVWDDPKKKAKVEKLLAQLEALIKTE
- a CDS encoding tryptophan-rich sensory protein, with the translated sequence MQQSTRGNYRDFWRQLVTLAAIFGAFVINVVSNVFPLNGLSIGEISNTLFKNVLIIPANYAFAIWGLIYLGLFAFGVYQALPSQRHEPDLRKTGYLLVIACVAQSIWVYLFLSRLFALSVIAMLLILLPLIGVYVQLEIGKSRVPRLKKWCIHFPISIYLGWISVATIVNVACALYFQGWNGWGISPVIWTLIMLLIATAVAAVIVIQRRDIAYTGVILWALVAIALKHSDNSMLRNTVLVLAIVLVLTATINSLRPQQEHI